A window of the Bradyrhizobium diazoefficiens genome harbors these coding sequences:
- the dapA gene encoding 4-hydroxy-tetrahydrodipicolinate synthase → MAAKTKFRGSFTALVTPFKNGSLDEAAFRSLVNWQISEGTNGLVPVGTTGESPTLSHDEHKKVVEWCIEEAKGRVPVIAGAGSNSTKEAIELAQHAEKAGANAVLVVTPYYNKPTQEGMYQHFKAINDAIGIPIIIYNIPPRSVIDMSVDTMKRLWELKNIAGVKDATASMVRVSQQRAALGEDFNQLSGEDATIIGYMAHGGHGCISVTSNVAPRLCAEFHAAWQKGDAKAALAIHDKLMPLHNNLFIESNPAPIKYAMSLLGKFDETLRLPMVPVSEPTRAAVRSAMVHAGLIN, encoded by the coding sequence ATGGCAGCCAAGACGAAATTCCGGGGGTCGTTCACCGCCTTGGTCACGCCGTTCAAGAATGGCTCGCTGGACGAGGCGGCGTTCCGCTCCCTGGTCAACTGGCAGATTTCCGAGGGCACCAACGGCCTGGTCCCGGTCGGCACCACCGGCGAGAGCCCGACGCTGAGCCATGACGAGCACAAGAAGGTCGTCGAATGGTGCATCGAGGAGGCCAAGGGCCGCGTGCCCGTGATCGCCGGCGCCGGCTCCAACTCCACCAAGGAAGCCATCGAGCTGGCCCAGCATGCCGAGAAGGCGGGTGCCAACGCCGTGCTGGTGGTGACGCCGTATTACAACAAGCCGACGCAAGAGGGCATGTACCAGCACTTCAAGGCGATCAACGATGCGATTGGGATTCCGATCATCATCTACAACATCCCGCCGCGCTCGGTGATCGACATGTCGGTCGACACCATGAAGCGGCTGTGGGAGCTGAAGAACATCGCGGGCGTCAAGGACGCCACCGCCAGCATGGTGCGCGTGTCGCAGCAGCGCGCGGCGCTCGGCGAAGATTTCAACCAGCTCTCGGGTGAGGACGCCACCATCATCGGCTACATGGCGCATGGTGGCCATGGCTGCATCTCGGTGACCTCGAACGTCGCGCCGCGTCTGTGCGCCGAGTTCCACGCAGCCTGGCAGAAGGGCGACGCCAAGGCGGCGCTCGCGATCCACGACAAGCTGATGCCGCTGCACAACAACCTCTTCATCGAGAGCAATCCGGCCCCGATCAAGTACGCGATGTCGCTGCTCGGTAAATTCGACGAGACGCTGCGGCTGCCGATGGTGCCCGTGTCCGAGCCGACCCGCGCTGCCGTGCGCAGCGCCATGGTGCATGCAGGTCTGATCAACTGA
- the mscL gene encoding large conductance mechanosensitive channel protein MscL, whose protein sequence is MLKEFREFAMKGNVVDLAVAVIIGAAFGAIVTSMVNDIIMPIIGAVTGGLDFSNYFVGLSKNVTQTNLADAKKQGAVLAYGSFFTLVMNFVIVAFVLFLVIRTMNQFKRKEEVKPAEPPKPSAEVELLTEIRDLLKKS, encoded by the coding sequence ATGCTGAAGGAATTTCGCGAATTCGCGATGAAGGGCAACGTCGTCGATCTCGCCGTTGCGGTCATCATCGGCGCCGCTTTCGGCGCCATCGTGACGTCGATGGTCAACGACATCATCATGCCGATCATTGGCGCAGTCACCGGCGGCCTGGATTTCTCCAACTATTTCGTCGGACTCTCCAAAAACGTCACGCAGACCAATCTCGCCGACGCCAAAAAGCAGGGTGCGGTGCTGGCCTATGGCAGCTTCTTCACCTTGGTCATGAACTTTGTCATCGTTGCTTTCGTACTGTTCTTGGTGATCCGCACCATGAACCAGTTCAAGCGCAAGGAAGAGGTCAAGCCCGCGGAACCGCCGAAGCCGTCGGCCGAGGTCGAGCTGCTGACTGAGATCCGCGACCTCCTCAAGAAGTCTTGA
- the smpB gene encoding SsrA-binding protein SmpB produces MADKNERPIKVMAENRKARFNYAIEDTVEAGIALTGTEVKSIRNGKSTIAESYADSKDGEIWLINATIPEYLQGNRFNHEPKRPRKLLLHRRQINKLMGAVDREGMTLIPLKLYFNERGRAKVQLAVAKGKKLHDKRESEKKRDWSREKGRLMRARG; encoded by the coding sequence ATGGCCGATAAGAACGAACGTCCTATCAAGGTCATGGCGGAAAATCGCAAGGCCCGCTTCAACTATGCGATCGAGGACACGGTCGAGGCGGGCATTGCGCTGACCGGAACCGAGGTGAAGTCGATCCGCAACGGCAAGAGCACGATTGCGGAATCCTACGCCGACTCCAAAGACGGCGAGATCTGGCTGATCAACGCCACCATTCCGGAATACCTCCAGGGCAACCGCTTCAACCACGAGCCCAAGCGGCCGCGGAAGCTGCTGCTGCACCGCCGGCAGATCAACAAGCTGATGGGCGCGGTCGACCGCGAGGGCATGACGCTGATCCCGCTCAAGCTCTACTTCAATGAGCGCGGGCGGGCCAAGGTGCAGCTCGCGGTTGCAAAAGGCAAGAAGCTGCACGATAAGCGCGAGTCCGAGAAGAAGCGCGACTGGAGCCGGGAGAAGGGCCGGCTGATGCGGGCGAGGGGGTAG
- a CDS encoding peroxiredoxin, translating into MNQRNLLEVDWSQIPAPADDGGAAHLTGLTLPAISLLATDDTSVTLSALSGRTVVFAYPRTGEPGKIALVDDWDLIPGARGCTPQTCAFRDLFAELKAAGASHVFGLSTQSNEYQTEMASRLHLPFPVLSDEKLALTRALNLPTMEVAGLTLIKRLALIIDDAKIAHVFYPVFPPDRNAGDVLDWLKANPAKG; encoded by the coding sequence ATGAATCAGAGAAACCTGCTAGAGGTCGATTGGAGCCAGATTCCCGCACCCGCCGACGACGGCGGCGCCGCGCACCTGACCGGCCTGACGCTGCCCGCGATCAGCCTGCTCGCAACTGACGATACGTCAGTGACGCTGTCGGCGCTCTCCGGTCGCACCGTGGTGTTCGCTTATCCGCGCACCGGCGAGCCCGGCAAGATCGCGCTGGTCGATGATTGGGACCTGATCCCGGGCGCGCGCGGCTGCACGCCGCAGACCTGCGCGTTCCGCGATCTGTTCGCCGAGTTGAAGGCCGCCGGCGCCTCACACGTGTTCGGTCTCTCGACCCAGAGCAACGAATACCAGACCGAGATGGCGTCGCGGCTGCATCTGCCGTTCCCGGTGCTCTCGGACGAGAAATTGGCGCTCACGCGTGCCCTCAATCTGCCGACCATGGAGGTCGCGGGCCTGACGCTGATCAAGCGCCTGGCGTTGATCATCGACGATGCCAAAATCGCGCATGTGTTCTACCCGGTGTTCCCGCCCGACCGGAACGCCGGCGATGTGCTGGACTGGCTGAAGGCCAATCCCGCCAAAGGCTAG
- a CDS encoding uracil-DNA glycosylase gives MTTSRSEAVRSSRQAPTLVPDRDCPVCPRLVAFREANRAREPLWHNAPVPPFGDITARLLIVGLAPGMQGANRTGRPFTGDYAGDLLYATLLEYGFAKGTYQARPDDGLKLVDCRIANAVHCVPPQNKPLPVEINTCRQFLAANLATMPKLRAIVALGRIAHDTVLKPLNLKASQAPFGHGAVHQAGAFKLYDSYHCSRYNTNTGVLTPDMFRSVFAKVKAELD, from the coding sequence ATGACGACTTCGAGGAGTGAGGCGGTCCGGTCTAGCCGCCAGGCCCCCACCCTCGTTCCCGACCGTGACTGTCCGGTCTGCCCGCGCCTGGTCGCCTTTCGCGAGGCGAACCGCGCGCGCGAGCCGCTGTGGCACAACGCTCCGGTCCCGCCGTTCGGCGACATCACGGCGCGCCTCCTGATCGTCGGTCTCGCGCCGGGGATGCAGGGCGCCAACCGCACAGGCCGGCCGTTCACCGGCGACTATGCCGGCGACCTGCTCTACGCCACGCTGCTCGAATACGGCTTTGCCAAGGGCACCTATCAGGCCCGGCCCGACGACGGCCTGAAGCTGGTCGACTGCCGGATCGCCAATGCCGTGCATTGCGTTCCGCCGCAGAACAAGCCGCTGCCGGTCGAGATCAACACCTGCCGCCAGTTTCTCGCGGCGAACCTCGCGACGATGCCGAAGCTGCGCGCGATCGTCGCGCTCGGACGGATTGCGCACGACACGGTGCTCAAGCCGCTGAACCTGAAGGCCTCGCAAGCCCCCTTCGGCCACGGCGCGGTGCACCAGGCCGGCGCGTTCAAGCTCTACGACAGCTATCACTGCTCGCGCTACAACACGAACACTGGCGTGCTGACGCCGGACATGTTCCGCAGCGTGTTCGCGAAGGTGAAGGCCGAGCTCGATTAG
- a CDS encoding NYN domain-containing protein has translation MSPSPTNKIALFIDGANLYATAKTLGFDIDYKRLLKEFQSRGTLLRAFYYTAIIEDQEYSSIRPLIDWLDYNGYTVVTKATKEFIDASGRRKVKGNMDIELAVDAMELAEHIDQMVLFSGDGDFRSLVEAVQRRGVRVTVISTIASQPPMIADELRRQADVFTDLVELQSKLGRDPSERPAPRDREARHHAPQFLQRATTMAPRGDDDFEE, from the coding sequence ATGTCACCTTCCCCTACCAACAAGATCGCGCTCTTCATCGACGGGGCCAATCTTTACGCCACGGCGAAAACTCTCGGCTTCGACATCGATTACAAGCGCCTTCTGAAGGAGTTTCAGAGCCGCGGGACGCTGCTGCGAGCGTTCTACTACACAGCGATCATCGAGGATCAGGAGTATTCCTCGATCCGTCCGCTGATCGACTGGCTCGACTATAACGGCTACACCGTCGTCACCAAGGCGACGAAGGAGTTCATCGACGCCTCCGGCCGCCGCAAGGTCAAGGGCAACATGGACATCGAGCTTGCCGTCGATGCCATGGAGCTTGCCGAGCACATCGACCAGATGGTGCTGTTCTCAGGCGACGGTGACTTCCGCTCGCTGGTCGAGGCCGTACAGCGCCGCGGCGTGCGGGTCACGGTGATCTCCACCATCGCCAGCCAGCCGCCGATGATCGCCGACGAGCTGCGCCGCCAGGCCGACGTCTTCACCGACCTCGTCGAGCTGCAGTCCAAGCTTGGCCGCGACCCGTCTGAGCGCCCCGCCCCGCGCGATCGCGAGGCGCGCCACCACGCTCCGCAGTTCCTCCAGCGCGCGACCACGATGGCGCCGAGGGGCGATGACGACTTCGAGGAGTGA
- the rpoZ gene encoding DNA-directed RNA polymerase subunit omega, with the protein MARVTVEDCIDKVDNRFDLVLLAAHRARMISSGSQLTVDRDNDKNPVVSLREIADETISPEDLREELVHSLQKFVEVDEPEPDTVPLIGSAGASVDADDTEVAVERMTEEELLKGLEGLAPPEEQPEEDE; encoded by the coding sequence ATGGCTCGCGTCACCGTAGAAGATTGTATCGACAAGGTCGACAACCGGTTTGACCTGGTCCTGCTGGCCGCCCACCGTGCCCGCATGATTTCGTCCGGTTCACAACTAACGGTTGACCGCGATAACGACAAGAACCCTGTTGTATCTTTGCGCGAGATTGCCGACGAGACCATCTCGCCGGAAGACCTCCGCGAGGAGCTGGTGCACTCCCTCCAGAAGTTCGTCGAGGTTGACGAGCCCGAGCCGGACACGGTGCCGTTGATCGGTTCCGCCGGCGCCAGCGTCGATGCCGACGATACCGAGGTCGCTGTGGAGCGCATGACCGAAGAGGAGCTCCTGAAGGGCCTCGAAGGCCTCGCGCCGCCGGAAGAGCAGCCCGAGGAGGACGAGTAG